From uncultured Pseudodesulfovibrio sp.:
GCGTCCGTCGAACTCGCCGTAGAAGATGCGCTCCCAGGTGCCGAAGTCAAGCTGGCCGTCAGTGATGGCGACCACGACCTCGCGGCCCATGACCTGCCGTTTCATGTGTGCGTCGGCGTTGTCTTCGTATCCATTGTGTCGATATTGCCCCACGGGTTCATGCGGTGCGAGCTTTTCCAGCCATACTTCATAATCGTGATGCAGGCCGGACTCATCATCATTGATGAACACCGAGGCTGTGATGTGCATGGCGTTGACCAGACACAGCCCTTCTCGAATATTGGATTCTCGCAGGCACTCTTCCACATCTTCCGTGATGTTGATGAACGCCCGACGGGTCGGGATTTCGAAGAACAGTTCTTTGCGGTATGATTTCATTGTTGTTCCTTGATTATTTTTTCCCACTCCCGAACGCCCCCATCCACCAGATGAAATAGCGGATGAACATCAGGTTTTTCGACTGCTTGAGATTCTTTGAACCGTTCAGGATCTCGTTTTTTCAGTTTTTTTAACAAATGATGCCATTCGTAGTCGAGTTGGCCCGATGTCTCTTCAATGGAAGGGGCAGTGGCTGTCTCATCAATCTTGTTCGCATTGAAATTGTAGTTGCGTTCGCGTGATTCTGTCAGCACAGCGGAAAGGTATGCATCAATGGCGATTAACGGATTGGGATGATCGCGGAAACGGGTGAGTTGCGGGTGGTTTTTGTAGCCTTTGGTTTGACCATGTAGCACAGCGCGCGCAAGCAGGCCTTCACGCCAGAGCGCGACCAAACCTTTGGCATCAAGGTGTTTGGGATGCACGGTCCAGAGCCGCACAGGCGTTACCTTGTTTCGGCCAGATAGCCCAGCTCACGCGAAAAGTCGTCGGTATCAACAGGCTTGTCATGGAGCAGGTGGCCCAGCCGCATCATAGGGCCGGTAGGAAAATCCTTGGTCCAACGGTCATAGTAACCGGTGAAACCATACATCCAGAGCATTTCCGAGGCCTGTGTAAAGACCTGATCTGCAAAGGAACGCCATGTAGTGGTGGTTTTTATTTCCCAGACGGGGAATTCTTCGCCGTCCACTTCACGTTTGCCCTTGAAGTCCACGGTAATGTCGAGCTTCCCGTTGGGTCTTGGGATGACTGACCAGTAATAGAGCCAGCCTTCGCCGCCCCATTCGAATTCCGTGTGGCGATAATCTTTTTCCATGTTGGTAGGCGCGTTCAGGTTGTGGACATCACATAAACATCTGAACAGGTCCTTGAGTGGTTCAGAGAACGTGGATTGAACGCTCAGATCGTAGTGGGAGTCACTGGCAATCAAGCGACATTCCAACCGACCGGAGCTGATTTCCGGGAAAAAAATCTGAAAACGTTCGCCAGACATCCGTACCTCCAAGGAAAATACAATTTCTCAAATCCTACACAACTCCTTTTAGATTAGCAAAAGGAATGGCGTTGAAAGCGACTCTCATTGGTTTAATGAAAAGGGTGAATTTTAAACCCTGTCAAGATGATTCTTTATACCAATCAAATGATTTTACTCTACATTCAGTCACATTCAGGGGGTTTTCGAAAAACCCGTGCTAGTTTTTTTCACCCGGCCCGGATGTCTCGGCAAACGGCCCTTGCGATCATGGCGAAATGGTTTCGCTGACGGTTGCGTGGACACCCGTTAACAGGACGCAGCTCGGATACCCGGACTCGTTGAGAATTTGTAACGGACAAGGAGAAAACGATGTCCACGACTGTCAGTAATGGTTTTGTAACCCAATATGTTGAAATGGTGCATCAGGCCTATCAGGCTCAGGGCTCCAAAATGCGTCAGACCGTCCGCCTTCAGAGTGAGGTCGAAGGTTCCAAGTGCGTGTTTCAGAAAGTCGGTAAGGGTGCGGCTGGCAAGAAAACCCGTCATGGCAACGTGCCGCTCATGAACCTCAATCATTCCAATGTGTCCTGCACGCTGTCCGACTGGTACGCTGCCGAGTACATCGACAAACTCGATGAACTCAAGGACAAGGGCGACGAAAAGCAGGTGGCAGCCAATGCCGGTGCCTGGGCTTTGGGGCGCAAGATTGATGAGTTGATTATTACCAAGCTCGGCGGTGCTGCCAACGTGGTCGCTGAGAATACGTCCGGCCTGACCAAGGACAAGATTCTTCAGGCCTTTGGCACGCTGAATGCCAATGATGTGCCGGACGATGGCCACCGTTTTGCCGTAGTCGGGCCGCATCAGTGGAACGAACTGCTGAATATTCAGGAGTTCAAATCCAGTGATTACGCTGGTGAACAGTATCCTTGGCTCAAGGGAACTGAATCCCGCACATGGCTCGGTATCACCTGGATGTTTCACACCGGCCTGCCGCTGGATAACGGTATGCGTAAGTGCTTTGTCTACCATCGCAACGCTGCTGGTCTGGCCGAGGGCCAGAAGGTCAAGGCATTCGTGGACTGGGTGCCGGAAAAGGCCGCCCATCTGGTGGACCATATGCTCAGTGCCGGTGCCTGTCTTATCGACCCGGACGGCGTGATTGAAATCCAGTGCGACGACGACGCAGTGATTCTCTAAGCTCATTTAAAACTACAACCGGAGGGGGCGACCCCTCCGCCATATATATGGAGAATTGAACAATGGCATACGTAAGTGAAGACATGCGGCTCATGGGTGGTGTCCCGGGTCAGCAGTTGTTTCTGTATCGTTCTGAAGACGCTGTCGCATCCGTGACTGGCTCCGGTTATTTTGATGAAGCAGCCATCGATTATACCCTCGGGACTGGCGATATCATCATCGCATGCACCGGTGCGGATCAGGCCGAATCTGTGGATATGTTGGTCGCCACCAACGCGGACGGCGTCGTCTCGGTAGTCAGCGGCACTTAATCTGTTCGGCTTATAAAGAGTCGACCTGGAAAAGCGTTTCATACTCCTCCAGAGGACCTTCTTTCGGGAGGGTCCTCGCTTTTTTTGAAAAAGGCTGTAAATAAAAGACAAATGAAAAAGGCCAATATGGATAAAGGGGATCCTGAGTATACTCGTTGACTTTTGGAGATAAAGAAAAATCCGCCGTGGAAGAGCAAAGAAAAGACGCCAACGGAAAAGGTGCAAAGTGTGACGCATCCGTTGGGAGAAGAGGTCGGAGTGACTATATTACAAGAGCTGTTGAGAAACTCAGGGCCTGCTGGCAGGGTCTTGGGTAAAGGTCTTGGTCCGGTTGGAATTGCGTTGGATGTATTGGATGGTTCAGAGGTGTGGTGATGACTCGACATATTCGAAAAGCTCTTATTGATATGGCTGGCCATGTGGCTGTTGCAGCAATCGTCTTTGGCTTGTGCTATTGGTGGTCTGAGCGAATTGATTTTTCATTTATTTGCAGTTCGATTATCATCGCCGGTGGTATCAAAAATTCCATTATGACGTACAATTATGAAAAGCGACATCGTGTGAAGTAAAAAATGGGGATGCCCATTCGGACATCCCCGTCTATTTTGAATAATCGTAAGCTTTAGAATTTTAGCGTCAGCCCGGACCCGACTTCCTTGAGCGGACATTTTTTTGCCATGACGATTTTGGCGGCGAGGTCGGTACAATGGCAGGCGTATAGGTTTTCCAGATTCAATGCGGCCAGATAGTCCGTGGTCGGATCAAGTCGTTCCGGTTTGGCCTGTTGCAAGTGGAAGCCGCCGAGGACCGTGCGGACTTTGTCCACACCTGTGACGCGCTTCGCCTGTTCGACGGTGTTACAAATACCGGCGTGAGCGCAGCCGGAGATAACCACCAGTCCAGAATCCGAGACATAGGCCAGAGCGGTGTCGTCTGGCATGTCGTCAGGTACTGGCCCATTTTTTTCAATGCGTTCACCCAGTGGAGCGGGCGGTTCGAAGTCCATGACGCGTTCAATTTCTCCGAGCGTGACCAATGTGTCCGTGAGCCAAACCGGCTTGTCGGTCAGGTTCAATTCAAACTGGCGTGATAATTTTTCTTCTGCCAGCAACATACCGAGTTCCGGCACTGCACTTTTTCGTTTGGACGTGAAGGCCTGCGGATGGGCTACAATCCGTGGGCGTGCGTGCGGCTGTTTATGAATAGCCGCCTCAAAATGATGGCGAATCAGATAATCCAACCCCCATGTGTGATCAAAGTGACCGTGAGACAGGGCAATCCAGTCCAGATTGAGCAGGTTGATCCCTTTGCGCTGTGCGTTGATCATAAAGGCGTCGGAATATCCGGCGTCGAAAAGTATGTTTTTGCCGCCATCCTGAATAAACATGGACAGTGCGGGTTCAGCCAGAAATTGGGTGCCGATGAGTGAATTGTTATCGACGAGAAAGGTCAGTTCCATGGGAGGGCTCCGGGTTATTGTCACTGGAATCAATTGCGGAAACAGTCTATGCTCTTCCCATGAATTCTCGCAACCTCATTTTATCACTTTTCCTGTTGTCTCTGTTGACTTTTTTTCCGGGTCACGCTTCGGCCCTTGATGTCCAATTCCTTCATATAATAGATGGAGACTCTTTGGTGGTCGTGTCTGGTGGCGATTCCGTCGAGGTCCGGCTTATCGGTGTGGATGCCCCGGAATATCGACAGGAATACAGTAACAAGGCCAAAGTCTTTTCCCTGAAATTCTGCCATGGCAAACGTCTGAAATTGGTCTTTGATCGAGAAAAAAAGGACCGTTACGGCAGAACGCTCGCCTATGTCTATGCCGACGGCGAAATGCTCAATAAAGCCATCATCCAAGCTGGGTTGGCCCTTGCCTTTAAGGTTAAGCCCAACACCAGATATTCCTCTCTTTTCAAGGCTGTTGAGAAAGAAGCCAAGAAAGCGAAGCGAGGCTTTTGGCGATTCGGTGGTTTGAAACAAACTCCTGCTCAATGGCGTAGGGCTCATTAGTCGGCTTGGGATAGCGGCACATCTGCACATTTTTCGGCCTTGCCGAGTCCTCACCGTATTAAGATACGGCTGCGGGTCGGCTGCGTCCGAGAAAATGTACATCTGCACCACTCTCCCAAGCCTCGATGCGTCGGGGATGGAGAGCCGTTGTTGAGTGCGTTCGCACTTCAAAGCACGCCAGTATTAAGGGGAAAGTTTATATTTTCTTAGTAGAAGTGAGATTAAGTGGGTATTTTCGCCGAAGGCGACACAAAAAGTTCAGGAAAAGGTAGGGATGGGGGTCTGGGGGAAGGGGAGGAAAGAACCCTTTTTAAAGGGTTTTTCCTCCCCTTCCCCCAGCCGCCGGAGGCATTTTTTATCCCAACCGACGGGCGAACTCGGAGACGATGATGGCTCCGGCCTGTGCTACGTTGAGCGAATCGAATTCCCGTTGGAAAGGCACATGCACGCTGTGGTGACAGAATTTGGAGACGCCGGGACGGATGCCTTTTTCTTCGTTGCCGAGCACGAGCACGGCGGGCGTTTCGAGTTCGGCAGTATAGACGTTGGCTGAATCAGACGTCATGCGGGCTGCGTAGAGTGTGTAGTCGTAGTTGACACAATCCTTCATGGCATTGGCGAGGTTGCCGACCTTGGCAACGGGCAACTTGTTGAGCGCACCAGCAGAAGAGCGGAGGGCTCCGGCTCCGAGATAGGCTCCGTGATGCTGGCAGACGATGAGTCCGGCCCCACCGAGCGCGTGGATGGTTCGGGCGAGCACGCCAACATTGCCGGTGTCCTGCACTTGATCCAAGGCAACGATGAGCGGCAGAGGAGCTTCAACGGCATCTTCGAGAAGTTGTTCAAGCGGAGTGTAGTCGAGGGTGGCACACCGGGCCGCGATTCCCTGATGATTTCCGCGATACATATAGTCGAGGTCCTGAGCGGAAACTGACTTGTGCGGAACTTTTTGTGTCCGACACAGTTCGATTATTTCTTCCATTGCCTGATCGCGTCGTCCTTTTCGAAAGGCGACGAAGTCCACTTTGCGAGGGTTGTCCATGAGAAGTTCTTTGACCGGCTTGTTGCCAACCACGTAAATTTTCCCGTCTTTTTTGTCCCGGCCATTATTTTGCATTTGTCTGTTCCTCTAAGTTGAGTGGCAAAAAGTTGCACAAGGTTGCGCGTGCCACGGGCACCGTGTAGGCATTTTACGCCTCTATTGCAATCCTGTGCAAGGTGCGATAGCAGGATAATCACGGACTTCTTGAGGTCGAGATTTTTTCTAGACTTTCATATGTTAGGCTTATCTGATAATGAAGTGCGGAAGTTGGAGGATAATTTGAGAGTTTTCAAATATGGATATTTGCTCGCAATGGCGGTATTTGTTGCGAGTTTTGCGGCTGGCTGTACGGCCAACAAGTCGCCTCAGGCCACTCTGCCTGTTGAGGAAGTGGTTTCCGAAAGCCAAGTCCCGGAGGATGCCGATGCTCTGGAACCAGAGATTATCGCCACGCCTGATGAGGCTGAAGATCACTTGAGCCAGACCGAACAGGCTGTGCTCAATCAACGCTTCGGGTTGTTGTTTGACCTTGAGCAGCATGACTCCAAGGATGTGGAGCTGTTTTTCACATTCTATACACATAAAGCTCGCAAAACCATGGTACGTTGGCTGGAACGTTCTCAGCCGTATCTGCCATACGTGCGCCGTGTCTTTACCCAGTATGGACTGCCGCAGGATTTGGTGTTGTTGCCATTCGTGGAATCCGGGTACAATGTTCGCGCTTATTCTTGGGCCGGTGCCGGCGGCATGTGGCAATTCATGCGTGGAACAGGGCGACTCTATGGACTCAAGTCAGACTGGTGGATTGACGAACGCCGTGATCCATACAAAGCTACTGATGCTGCCGCTCGTCACCTGCGGGATCTTTATGACAGGTTTGGTGATTGGTATCTCGCGCTGGCCGCGTATAATGCTGGTGAAGGTAAGATTTCACGCGCTTTGAAAAAGGCGAAATGCGAAACGTTTTTCGAATTGACGGAAAGAAATCGTAAATTGTCTCGTCGAACCCGCCTGAAAAAAGAAACCAAACAATACGTTCCAAAATTTATCGCTATTTCCAAGGTTTTCCAGAACCTCGACACGTTGGGTTTTGAGCCTGTGTCGTGGGAAATGGAGGTAGAAGTCGTGCCGGTTAAAGTGCCGGGTGGCACTGATTTGCTTGCCCTTGCTCGTGAGGGTGGCATGACATGGAATGAATTCCATAAGTATAACCCGGCGTTTCGTCGTCAGGTCAGCCCGCCACATATGCAGGCTACCGCCTATTTGCCTGTGGCCAAAGCCGACAAGATGATGGCGTATTTGTCCAATCCCGGTTCCAGACCTTTTGCGGGTTATAGCCGTTATCGTATTCGTTCCGGTGATTCTTGGTGGCGTATTTCCAGAAGGTTTGGCGTCCCCATCAACGTATTGAAAAGTGTCAATAATACTCGTTCCAATACGTTGCGTCCTGGTCGATATGTGATGGTTCCAGCGCATGGTTCCAGCAAGACAGTGACTGCGTCTGCGTCGTCCTCTTCTTCTAAAACTCGGGCGATCGCATCCAAGCGTGGCAATTATGTCGTCCGTTCCGGCGACACTCTCTGGTCCATTTCTCAGTCGTTCGGTACGACCGTGAATACGCTTAAACGTTCCAATGGCCTACGTTCCAGCCGCCTCAAGGTTGGACAGAAGCTCTATATCCCCAACAGTTCCAACGCAGCGACCAAGCAGGCCGTCAAGGAAGCTGGGAAGGTCAAGACTCAGATGGTGAATTACAAGGTGCGTCGTGGCGACAACCTGACCACTATCTCCCGCAAATTTGGCGTTAAGGTCACGGACCTGCGTCGTTGGAATTCCCTTAATTCTCGCGGAACCATCTATGCGGGGCAACGCCTCAAGGTTTACGTGCAGTAGTTTTGAAATTGATGAAATTCTAGAAACACCCGGTTCGATATGTCGAATCGGGTGTTTTTTTTGTGGATAAATGGGGACATCTGAAGTGGTCTCTAAACAGGGACTTTCCCCCGACAACCCTTGTCAGAAAAGGGTTTACAGGACCATGGAATTCCGATACGTACAGTACTCTTCTTAATATGAGAGGTGGGGTATTTTGCCCTTAACACTGCTGAATTGCAGACCTTTCTCCCAAGGAGCGTAAAGATGTGGGAAGCGGTTCGTATGAACTGACCGTGCATTAGGGGCTCGACAGCCTCGGAACCGATGACCCGAATGTCGCTGGTCCCACATCTCGTAAAATATACGTTAATACTACTTTGCCCGAGGTCCGTTGTGGAGGTAACCCATGGAAAAAACTACTGAATCTGTTGAAGTCCCCGAAATGGACATGGAAATGAATTTTGCTGATGCTCTTGATGAGTATCTGAATTCCGATTTCGGAGATCTGGACGAAGGCACCATCGTTTCTGGTGAAGTCGTCAAAGTCGACAAAGATTACGTGCTCGTTGATGTGAATTTCAAGTCCGAAGGACAAATTCCCGTTTCCGAGTTCACCGAAGCCGATGGCACTGTGACCATCGAAGTCGGTGAAAAGGTCGACGTTTTCGTCGCCCGCAAAAACGAAGCCGAAGGCACCATCTACTTGTCCCGTGACAAGGCCAAGCGGATGCAGCTTTTTGATAAACTGGAAGAGCTCCAGGAGAAAGACGGCGAAGTCGTCGGTCGCATCATTCGTCGCATCAAGGGCGGTTACACCGTCGATTTGGGTGGCGTTGAAGCATTCCTGCCTGGTTCTCATGTTGATCTTCGTCCGGTCCCCGACATGGACGCTCTGGTCAATCAGGAATTCGATTTCAAGATCCTCAAGATCAACCGTCGCCGTTCCAACGTCATCGTTTCCCGCCGCGTATTGCTCGAAGAGCTGCGCAGTGAACAGCGTGACAAGTTGCTCGGCACCCTCGAAGAGGGCCAGGTTGTGGAAGGTAAGGTCAAGAACATCACCGAATACGGCGTGTTCATCGACCTCGGTGGCCTCGACGGTCTGCTCCACATCACTGACATGTCCTGGAAGCGCATCAAGCATCCCAAGGAAATGGTCAATCTGGGCGACGATCTCGAACTGAAGATTCTCAACTTCGACCGTGAAGGTCAGAAGGTCTCTCTCGGACTCAAGCAGCTCGTACCTGATCCGTGGGAAAATATTGCTGAAAAGTACCCCGAGGATTCCCGTTTCAACGGTACCATCACCAACCTCGCTGACTACGGCGCATTTGTTGAGTTGGAGAACGGCGTTGAAGGTCTGGTTCACATCTCCGAGATGTCCTGGACCCGCAAGCTCCGTCACCCTTCCCAGATGGTCAAGGTCGGCGACGAAGTGGAAGTCATCGTTCTCGGTGTGGACCCGGAGAAGAAGCGTATCTCTCTCGGCATGAAGCAGATTTCCCCGAACCCGTGGGATGTCGTGGCTGAGAAGTACCCCGAGGGCACCGTCCTTGAGGGCGCAATCAAGAACATTACCGAATTCGGCGTGTTCATCGGTATCGAGGAAGGCATTGATGGCCTGATCCACGTTTCCGATATCTCTTGGACCAAGAAAATTCGTCACCCTTCGGAAGTTTACAAGTCCGGCGATTCCGTTCAGGCCAAGGTCCTCACCGTGGACAAGGAGAACGAGAAGTTCACCTTGGGCGTGAAGCAGCTGACCGAAGATCCCTGGTCTCATGTTCCTGCCAAGTACCCCGTGGGCCAGAAGGTCAACGGTACCGTCACCAACATCACTGACTTCGGTCTGTTTGTTGAGGTCGAGGAAGGTATTGAAGGTCTGGTTCACGTTTCCGAGATCAGCCGTAAAAAGATCAAGTCTCCCTCCGAGATGTTCAAGGAAGGCGACGTCATCGAAGCCAAGGTTATCCATGTGTCCGCTGATGAGCGCCGTCTCGGCCTGTCCATCAAGCAGACCAAGGAAGAGCCTGCACGCTCCGGCGGCGGCAAGTCCAAGTCCTTTGGCGGCGGCGGCATCGATGCCGGTTCCACCTTGGGCGACCTGCTCCGCGAGAAGCTGGAAGAAGCAGCTGGTGAAATCCCCATGGATGAGCCCGAAGCCGTTGTTGAGGAAGTGGTAGAAGCCGCTCCTGAAGCTCCGGTTGAAGAAGTTGTTGAAGCCGAAGCTCCGGTCGAAGAAGCCGTTGCTGAGGAAGCTGCTCCTGAAGAAGCTCCGGTTGAAGAAGCCGCTGCTGAAGAAGAAAGCAAGTAAAGCGAGCCCATCATGCGTATGGAAGAGACCAAAACTCGTTTCTCCCAGCGCCACCCCCTTCTTTTTGGGGTGATGATGATCATATTGGCCGTGGCCCTCATCTCGGGGGTCATGGCCTTTTTCCGTTCAATGGGGTGGACTCCCGGTTCATTCTCCATGTCCGGCGACAAGATTGGCGTTGTGCATGTGGAGGGGATGATTCTTGATTCCACGGATGTAGTGTCTTGGATTCATTCTCTTGAGAAAGATGATTCTATCAAGGGTGTGCTTCTGCGCGTGAATTCGCCCGGTGGTGCGATTGCTCCATCTCAGGAGATATATCAGGCCGTGACCGAGTTGAACGCGGTTAAGCCTGTGGTTGCATCGTATGGTTCGGTGGCTGCTTCTGGTGGGTATTACGCCTCGGTGCCGTCACGACTTATTTTTGCCAATCCAGGTTCCATTACCGCTTCCATTGGCGTCATGGCCGAATTCGTGACTGTTACCGAAGCCATGGAGAAGCTTGGTATCAAGCCTGAAGTGTTGACCACTGGTAAGTACAAGGCTGCCGGTACTCCTATGCGAGAGCTGTCGTATGAGCAGCGCGAGCAGATGCAGGGACTCATGATGGATCTGCATGAGCAGTTTGTGGATGACGTGGCAGCAGCCCGTACCATGGACCGTGCGCGGGTTGCGGCTGTTGCTGATGGACGCGCTGTGTCAGGTCGGCAGGCGCTTGCGCTTGGGCTTATTGACCAGCTTGGTAGTATGTCGCAGGCAGTGGATCGGCTTAAAGAGTTATGCGAGATTGACGGTGAGGCTGTTGTTGTTGAAGGGCCGATTGAGGATGTTCCGTTGATTCAGGAAATTCTTGGAGCTATTCATTTTGATATTTCTTCCAGTTTGCCGCAGGGATGGACCTTTTCTTATAAATAGATCGGCTTGAATTGAAGCAGTCGGGGTTTAAACCCCGACGGGAAATAAGAAGTAATGATGGTCGCTTTTGGGCGACTTTTTTTGTGGGATGCGCCTTCGGCGAGAGCCATTGTTGGGTGCTGAAGCACCCAAAGCTTTCCATGCCCTGCGCGGGCGGCGGATCTTTTTGGCTGAGCCGCCCCAAAAAGAACCAAAAAACTCGGCTTACTAGCTTGTCCGCCCCCATGATTGGCGGCAAGAATCTGATCCAATCGAGTCGGCTCCACCCTATCAAAAGCATAAGTTCAGCCTCTCACCTGATTTATTAGTTTAAGACAAATTATTTGATCCCCTAATAAGAGCCGCCTCCTTCGATTGGTCAGCTTCTAGGCCTCCAATCAAGGGCTGGGTTCCGTCTTTGTCTGATTGGGTGGAAGAAAGAATAAATCGTCTTCGGAGGGAGAGCGGTGTTGGGGTGCTGGAGCACCCCAAGGCCCTTTATGGATAACGAAGAGCTTGAAGTCAAAATGGGCATTTTATTGAAATCGAAGTTACAGTGATGGAAATGCAAAATTTTAAGTTATGTATTGTTATCGAAGCACCTAGAATCAAAAATGAGCACCAACAATGAGAACCTTCTTACAACGACGAACAATTGATAACGGGCCTTAGAGCCTGTCCCGCGCGGCGAAGCGTAGCCCGACCGAGTCTGTGTCACAGACAATCCTGTCGGGCAGTGAAGCCGCGTACAGGCTCTTGGGTCCGCTATCAGGCGCACACCGAAGAAGGCGTTTTTTGCCTCCTTTTTTCCGCCTCGAAAAAAGCAGGTCGCCGTAAAGGCGAAACCTTTGAAATAATTCCGTTTGCACCCTCATTGCGAAGCACGCAACGCTCATCAAAAAAAAGAAGCTCCTCTTTTTTCTCCTTTGGTTGGAAAACAGATATTGAAGTTCTAAAACTCCAAAATTGTTGCGTTTATCGAAGAGTTCAAATCAAAAATAAACACTTACAACGAGAAACCTCTTACAACGACGAACAATTGATAGCGAACCTTAGAGCCTGTCCAGCGCGGCGTAACGTTAGCCCGACCGAGTCTGCGTCGCAGACAATCCTGTCGGGCAGTGAAGCCGCGTACAGGCTCTTGGGTCCGCTATCAGGCGCACAACGAAAAAGGCGTTTTTTGCCTCCTTTTTTTCGCCTCAAAAAAAGCAGGTCGCCGTAAAAGCGAAACCTTTGAAGTAATTCCGTTTTCACCCTCACTGCGAAGCACGCAACGCCCACCAAAAAAAGATGTCCTTTCTTCTCCCCTCATCTCAGCGGTTATACATATAAAAAAGACGAATCAACCAATAGGCGGATTCGTCTTCCATACAATCAAAACGAAGAATATCTTTTGAGCAAACGCGACTTCTCTTTTCAGAAACCGTACCTCAAGTACTCTTTGTCTAATCGGTTAATCATCTGAATATACCGGTATGTTCCCTTCAACTGTGCTTCCTCGACAATTTGATACCCCTT
This genomic window contains:
- a CDS encoding secondary thiamine-phosphate synthase enzyme YjbQ, which codes for MKSYRKELFFEIPTRRAFINITEDVEECLRESNIREGLCLVNAMHITASVFINDDESGLHHDYEVWLEKLAPHEPVGQYRHNGYEDNADAHMKRQVMGREVVVAITDGQLDFGTWERIFYGEFDGRRRKRVLVKIIGE
- a CDS encoding pyrimidine dimer DNA glycosylase/endonuclease V, coding for MRLWTVHPKHLDAKGLVALWREGLLARAVLHGQTKGYKNHPQLTRFRDHPNPLIAIDAYLSAVLTESRERNYNFNANKIDETATAPSIEETSGQLDYEWHHLLKKLKKRDPERFKESQAVEKPDVHPLFHLVDGGVREWEKIIKEQQ
- a CDS encoding phage capsid protein; this translates as MSTTVSNGFVTQYVEMVHQAYQAQGSKMRQTVRLQSEVEGSKCVFQKVGKGAAGKKTRHGNVPLMNLNHSNVSCTLSDWYAAEYIDKLDELKDKGDEKQVAANAGAWALGRKIDELIITKLGGAANVVAENTSGLTKDKILQAFGTLNANDVPDDGHRFAVVGPHQWNELLNIQEFKSSDYAGEQYPWLKGTESRTWLGITWMFHTGLPLDNGMRKCFVYHRNAAGLAEGQKVKAFVDWVPEKAAHLVDHMLSAGACLIDPDGVIEIQCDDDAVIL
- a CDS encoding MBL fold metallo-hydrolase produces the protein MELTFLVDNNSLIGTQFLAEPALSMFIQDGGKNILFDAGYSDAFMINAQRKGINLLNLDWIALSHGHFDHTWGLDYLIRHHFEAAIHKQPHARPRIVAHPQAFTSKRKSAVPELGMLLAEEKLSRQFELNLTDKPVWLTDTLVTLGEIERVMDFEPPAPLGERIEKNGPVPDDMPDDTALAYVSDSGLVVISGCAHAGICNTVEQAKRVTGVDKVRTVLGGFHLQQAKPERLDPTTDYLAALNLENLYACHCTDLAAKIVMAKKCPLKEVGSGLTLKF
- a CDS encoding thermonuclease family protein, producing MSLESIAETVYALPMNSRNLILSLFLLSLLTFFPGHASALDVQFLHIIDGDSLVVVSGGDSVEVRLIGVDAPEYRQEYSNKAKVFSLKFCHGKRLKLVFDREKKDRYGRTLAYVYADGEMLNKAIIQAGLALAFKVKPNTRYSSLFKAVEKEAKKAKRGFWRFGGLKQTPAQWRRAH
- a CDS encoding RNA methyltransferase; translation: MQNNGRDKKDGKIYVVGNKPVKELLMDNPRKVDFVAFRKGRRDQAMEEIIELCRTQKVPHKSVSAQDLDYMYRGNHQGIAARCATLDYTPLEQLLEDAVEAPLPLIVALDQVQDTGNVGVLARTIHALGGAGLIVCQHHGAYLGAGALRSSAGALNKLPVAKVGNLANAMKDCVNYDYTLYAARMTSDSANVYTAELETPAVLVLGNEEKGIRPGVSKFCHHSVHVPFQREFDSLNVAQAGAIIVSEFARRLG
- a CDS encoding LysM peptidoglycan-binding domain-containing protein; translation: MRVFKYGYLLAMAVFVASFAAGCTANKSPQATLPVEEVVSESQVPEDADALEPEIIATPDEAEDHLSQTEQAVLNQRFGLLFDLEQHDSKDVELFFTFYTHKARKTMVRWLERSQPYLPYVRRVFTQYGLPQDLVLLPFVESGYNVRAYSWAGAGGMWQFMRGTGRLYGLKSDWWIDERRDPYKATDAAARHLRDLYDRFGDWYLALAAYNAGEGKISRALKKAKCETFFELTERNRKLSRRTRLKKETKQYVPKFIAISKVFQNLDTLGFEPVSWEMEVEVVPVKVPGGTDLLALAREGGMTWNEFHKYNPAFRRQVSPPHMQATAYLPVAKADKMMAYLSNPGSRPFAGYSRYRIRSGDSWWRISRRFGVPINVLKSVNNTRSNTLRPGRYVMVPAHGSSKTVTASASSSSSKTRAIASKRGNYVVRSGDTLWSISQSFGTTVNTLKRSNGLRSSRLKVGQKLYIPNSSNAATKQAVKEAGKVKTQMVNYKVRRGDNLTTISRKFGVKVTDLRRWNSLNSRGTIYAGQRLKVYVQ
- a CDS encoding 30S ribosomal protein S1 — protein: MEKTTESVEVPEMDMEMNFADALDEYLNSDFGDLDEGTIVSGEVVKVDKDYVLVDVNFKSEGQIPVSEFTEADGTVTIEVGEKVDVFVARKNEAEGTIYLSRDKAKRMQLFDKLEELQEKDGEVVGRIIRRIKGGYTVDLGGVEAFLPGSHVDLRPVPDMDALVNQEFDFKILKINRRRSNVIVSRRVLLEELRSEQRDKLLGTLEEGQVVEGKVKNITEYGVFIDLGGLDGLLHITDMSWKRIKHPKEMVNLGDDLELKILNFDREGQKVSLGLKQLVPDPWENIAEKYPEDSRFNGTITNLADYGAFVELENGVEGLVHISEMSWTRKLRHPSQMVKVGDEVEVIVLGVDPEKKRISLGMKQISPNPWDVVAEKYPEGTVLEGAIKNITEFGVFIGIEEGIDGLIHVSDISWTKKIRHPSEVYKSGDSVQAKVLTVDKENEKFTLGVKQLTEDPWSHVPAKYPVGQKVNGTVTNITDFGLFVEVEEGIEGLVHVSEISRKKIKSPSEMFKEGDVIEAKVIHVSADERRLGLSIKQTKEEPARSGGGKSKSFGGGGIDAGSTLGDLLREKLEEAAGEIPMDEPEAVVEEVVEAAPEAPVEEVVEAEAPVEEAVAEEAAPEEAPVEEAAAEEESK
- the sppA gene encoding signal peptide peptidase SppA — protein: MEETKTRFSQRHPLLFGVMMIILAVALISGVMAFFRSMGWTPGSFSMSGDKIGVVHVEGMILDSTDVVSWIHSLEKDDSIKGVLLRVNSPGGAIAPSQEIYQAVTELNAVKPVVASYGSVAASGGYYASVPSRLIFANPGSITASIGVMAEFVTVTEAMEKLGIKPEVLTTGKYKAAGTPMRELSYEQREQMQGLMMDLHEQFVDDVAAARTMDRARVAAVADGRAVSGRQALALGLIDQLGSMSQAVDRLKELCEIDGEAVVVEGPIEDVPLIQEILGAIHFDISSSLPQGWTFSYK